From the genome of Muricauda sp. SCSIO 64092, one region includes:
- a CDS encoding sugar kinase: MAKKVITFGEVMMRLSPPGYSKFSQATSFELVYGGGEANVAISLAYLGIKAAHVTRFPDNALGRAATQFLRQHWLSTEHVFYGGNMLGKYFLEKGAVHRPSEVIYEREGSSFSLIEPSMVNWAHVLKDADWFHWTGITPAISEGAKMCCLDAIKTANHMGIPVSGDINSRSNMWKYGETMQEVMPELVQNCDIVITSRRGIQEMFGLGESGGKFRNSAKLLMETFPKIKKVVGKTRKSISASHQQIQGKMWNGQEYIKTEMLNITHVIDRVGTGDAFASGLIYGLLHYDDDIQALNFASAACALKHTVPGDVNMVSLENVVSLMHGDTSGAIKR; this comes from the coding sequence ATGGCTAAAAAAGTAATCACATTTGGTGAGGTAATGATGCGTCTGTCCCCACCCGGCTATTCCAAATTTTCACAGGCTACTTCTTTTGAACTGGTTTATGGGGGTGGCGAAGCAAACGTCGCCATTTCATTGGCCTACTTGGGTATTAAAGCAGCCCACGTAACACGTTTTCCCGATAATGCCCTGGGTAGGGCGGCTACCCAATTTTTACGTCAGCACTGGTTAAGCACCGAGCATGTTTTTTACGGTGGGAATATGTTGGGCAAGTATTTTTTGGAAAAAGGTGCCGTACACAGGCCCAGTGAGGTTATTTATGAACGGGAAGGCTCTTCCTTTTCCTTAATAGAACCGTCAATGGTCAATTGGGCACATGTACTCAAAGACGCCGATTGGTTCCATTGGACGGGCATTACCCCAGCCATTTCAGAAGGGGCCAAAATGTGCTGCTTGGATGCCATTAAAACGGCAAATCACATGGGAATACCTGTTTCGGGGGATATTAATTCCCGTAGCAACATGTGGAAATATGGGGAAACCATGCAAGAGGTGATGCCAGAACTGGTACAAAACTGTGATATTGTAATTACCAGTCGCCGTGGTATCCAAGAAATGTTTGGCCTTGGTGAATCGGGGGGAAAATTTCGGAATTCCGCTAAGCTCCTCATGGAAACCTTTCCCAAAATTAAGAAAGTGGTTGGGAAAACCAGGAAATCCATAAGTGCCTCCCATCAACAAATACAGGGAAAAATGTGGAACGGTCAGGAGTATATCAAGACCGAAATGCTGAATATTACCCATGTCATTGATCGCGTTGGCACCGGGGATGCTTTTGCCTCAGGCCTGATCTACGGATTATTGCATTATGATGATGACATCCAGGCGTTGAATTTTGCTTCGGCCGCTTGTGCGCTAAAGCATACCGTTCCCGGTGATGTAAATATGGTGTCTTTGGAAAATGTGGTAAGTTTAATGCATGGGGACACCTCCGGAGCAATTAAGAGATAA
- a CDS encoding ribonuclease activity regulator RraA, with translation MANTLSTPEKFKHISTATIATCLFKKGLRNQCMQNVRPLTSKKMVGEAFTLRYIPAREDLNPIAVFKDPEHPQRVAIEQCPKNGVLVIDSRKDARAASAGSILITRLMKRGAAGVVTDGGFRDSGEIAALDFPSFHQRPSAPTNLTLHQAIAINEPIGCGDVAVFPGDYIVGDADGVVVIPASIADEVADECLQMTLFEEFVLEKINEGQSILGLYPPTDPQILKEFEAWEKNNTTKVP, from the coding sequence ATGGCAAACACCTTATCCACTCCAGAAAAGTTTAAGCACATCAGCACAGCCACAATCGCCACCTGTCTTTTTAAAAAAGGGTTACGCAATCAATGCATGCAAAATGTGCGTCCATTGACATCAAAAAAAATGGTTGGGGAGGCTTTTACCTTACGGTACATTCCTGCCAGGGAAGACCTTAATCCCATTGCGGTATTTAAAGATCCCGAACACCCACAGCGGGTGGCCATTGAGCAATGCCCCAAAAATGGGGTACTGGTCATCGATAGTAGAAAAGACGCCCGAGCAGCTTCGGCAGGGTCCATTCTTATTACCAGACTGATGAAAAGGGGGGCAGCTGGTGTAGTAACCGATGGTGGATTTCGGGACTCCGGGGAAATCGCAGCGCTTGACTTCCCTTCCTTCCACCAAAGGCCGTCCGCTCCAACAAACCTGACACTGCACCAGGCCATTGCGATCAATGAACCCATAGGCTGTGGTGATGTGGCCGTTTTTCCCGGGGATTACATTGTTGGTGATGCGGATGGTGTAGTGGTGATTCCGGCATCTATTGCAGATGAGGTTGCGGACGAATGCCTTCAAATGACCTTGTTTGAAGAATTTGTACTGGAAAAAATCAATGAAGGACAATCAATCCTTGGTCTCTATCCACCCACCGATCCACAAATTTTAAAGGAATTCGAGGCATGGGAAAAGAACAATACAACGAAAGTCCCCTAA
- a CDS encoding polysaccharide lyase family 7 protein, protein MISTFFLLNGCAESKNKNGVNSAETTAVVNNANDIIPFFQHWNLILGDGSNVGQATDYENKDFFYTAKDGNSNWVVFKTPNAGNTHGTSNNTRTELAQLKKWSPMSEAKMNATLKVMNVANTGDARVAATYAVVVGQIHSADGHENEPLKVFYKKFPGHEKGSVFWNYEINTAGDDNSRRWDYSYPIWGYDFSVVGTDENTYPPEPKDGIALGEEFSYEVEVKEGIMYLTFTSEGHETKTFTKNLVSSEYVEQSSIPEQVKGLFVPMGQDGLERENAYAPEGLFFKLGSYNQTNGKDPKVNKVWCSGAETHGGDIQQQYADGNYAEVWFKTASIAVSDDAISNAGYFEANDGLSGKTVYPHEVIPFMDKFKILMGDGTNVDDLTKFEHKDFFYTVIDGTRRWVVYKTPNSGVTSKNSSNTRTELQEKREWTPEQGGKLTGTCKVMQVSISGDARVAASYSTVVGQIHSGEGHENEPLKIFYKKFPGHTKGSVFWNYEINTEGDDNSGRWDYSTAVWGHDMSITGTGKNEYPAEPVDGIELGEEFSYEVNVYQGIMYLTFKNDNHETKTFTKNLISSEYTKKTDLPSQVKRLFVPIGQDGTERAKAYAGELNYFKQGAYNQTNGKNPEINMVWCTGADTYNGDIAKQYENGCYTEVWFRAGTVGPGTPPKSIK, encoded by the coding sequence ATGATAAGTACATTTTTTTTGTTGAATGGCTGTGCTGAAAGCAAAAACAAGAATGGCGTAAACAGTGCCGAAACAACGGCTGTAGTAAACAATGCCAATGATATCATACCATTTTTCCAACATTGGAATTTGATTTTAGGGGATGGTTCCAATGTAGGTCAGGCAACAGACTATGAGAACAAGGATTTCTTTTATACCGCCAAGGATGGGAACAGCAATTGGGTAGTATTTAAGACACCTAATGCAGGGAATACCCATGGCACTTCAAATAATACAAGAACTGAATTGGCACAATTGAAAAAGTGGTCGCCAATGAGTGAAGCTAAAATGAATGCTACACTTAAAGTGATGAATGTTGCAAACACGGGCGATGCCCGAGTTGCGGCCACTTACGCTGTGGTTGTGGGTCAAATTCATAGTGCCGATGGACATGAAAATGAACCATTAAAAGTATTTTATAAGAAGTTTCCGGGCCATGAAAAAGGATCGGTCTTTTGGAATTATGAAATCAATACCGCAGGTGATGACAATTCACGTAGATGGGATTATTCCTATCCCATTTGGGGCTATGACTTTTCGGTTGTCGGAACAGATGAAAACACGTATCCACCAGAACCGAAAGATGGAATTGCTTTGGGGGAAGAGTTCAGTTATGAAGTGGAAGTCAAAGAAGGAATTATGTATCTCACATTTACCAGTGAAGGGCATGAAACCAAAACATTTACTAAAAACCTTGTTTCTTCCGAATATGTGGAACAGTCAAGCATACCAGAACAAGTCAAGGGATTATTTGTACCCATGGGTCAAGATGGCCTGGAACGTGAAAATGCGTATGCACCCGAAGGACTCTTTTTTAAATTGGGGTCGTATAACCAAACAAACGGAAAGGACCCTAAGGTAAATAAAGTCTGGTGTTCCGGTGCTGAAACCCATGGCGGTGATATTCAACAACAATATGCGGATGGCAATTATGCCGAAGTTTGGTTTAAAACGGCAAGTATTGCGGTCAGTGATGATGCCATTTCGAATGCAGGGTATTTCGAGGCAAATGATGGTTTAAGTGGGAAAACGGTTTACCCCCATGAGGTCATTCCTTTTATGGATAAGTTTAAAATATTAATGGGGGACGGAACCAATGTGGATGACCTTACCAAGTTCGAACATAAAGACTTTTTTTATACGGTAATTGACGGTACCAGACGTTGGGTTGTATACAAAACACCAAATTCTGGAGTGACCTCAAAAAACTCCAGCAATACCAGAACAGAGCTACAGGAAAAAAGGGAATGGACGCCCGAGCAAGGGGGTAAACTAACGGGAACCTGTAAAGTTATGCAAGTCTCCATCTCCGGTGATGCCAGGGTTGCCGCTTCTTATTCGACCGTGGTTGGGCAGATCCATAGTGGTGAAGGTCATGAAAATGAACCGCTAAAAATATTTTATAAGAAGTTCCCTGGCCATACAAAAGGCTCTGTATTTTGGAATTATGAAATCAATACCGAAGGCGATGATAACTCTGGAAGATGGGATTATTCAACTGCTGTATGGGGACATGATATGTCCATCACCGGAACCGGCAAAAATGAGTATCCTGCAGAGCCGGTGGATGGAATAGAACTAGGAGAGGAATTCAGCTACGAAGTAAATGTTTATCAGGGGATTATGTATCTCACCTTCAAAAATGACAATCACGAAACCAAGACATTTACCAAAAACCTCATCTCATCCGAATACACGAAAAAGACGGACTTGCCATCACAGGTGAAGCGGTTATTTGTGCCCATAGGGCAAGACGGTACGGAACGGGCCAAGGCCTATGCGGGGGAATTAAATTATTTCAAGCAGGGAGCCTACAATCAAACCAACGGAAAGAATCCTGAAATCAATATGGTTTGGTGCACCGGGGCAGATACCTATAACGGTGATATCGCCAAACAATATGAAAATGGCTGTTACACGGAAGTGTGGTTTAGAGCAGGAACAGTGGGCCCTGGTACGCCACCCAAGTCAATCAAATAA
- a CDS encoding cupin domain-containing protein → MKTFGSSKEFLMGDDIEWEVIGEGVKRKIMGYDDKIMLVKVHFDEGGVGPMHEHYHSQVTYVESGEFELTIGDETKMMKGGDAFYIPPHILHGAICKKPGVLIDVFSPIREDFMQS, encoded by the coding sequence ATGAAAACATTTGGATCAAGCAAAGAATTTTTAATGGGGGATGACATTGAGTGGGAAGTTATCGGAGAAGGTGTCAAAAGAAAAATAATGGGCTATGACGATAAGATAATGTTGGTCAAAGTACATTTTGATGAAGGCGGGGTTGGCCCAATGCACGAGCATTACCATTCCCAGGTTACTTACGTGGAAAGTGGGGAATTTGAACTTACCATTGGGGACGAAACCAAAATGATGAAGGGTGGGGATGCATTTTATATTCCACCGCACATCCTTCATGGTGCAATTTGTAAAAAGCCCGGGGTTTTAATAGATGTTTTTAGTCCGATCCGGGAAGATTTCATGCAATCGTAG
- a CDS encoding SusC/RagA family TonB-linked outer membrane protein encodes MSLRTKFFLVGLVLGTIQLFAQQTFTVSGTVTDVNSAPIPGVNIVILNTTRGTQTDFDGNFSLTVSEGEVVQFSYIGFAAQTVVMTGQTTINIILEEDLNKLDEVVVIGYGEQKQKNVTSALTKIGGEELENFAVARVENALQGKVAGLRIQTTASEAGGDPQITLRGPGSITGFSSPLIVVDGIVLGNDPDILGTIDNNNIASLSVLKDASSVAIYGSRGANGVILVTLKEGIAGKTSFSYNTFTGIKYSRRNNNFNTTIADERARLDGLQGEVDAISPNSPNFDRITNDYNVAYAELEAMEFIASLGDGEQNWQDEIFPGGTITSHSFSARGGTELTKYNASLTYLHDEGINLIDDFKRYNARIKVDSKTKNGKIKFGTNLRANFNDQERLPARFTDPLRQYGHLPLFLNEDHLNYVTNFSRDIGVSTDAGAQFENLGVGSYGFSRAFDHVFTVDPNNPRAIARDPSTGLPLVSDLTSGGLTLSTTRNVHPLAHFFERSSTKNQFNFNGAAYIDFELADGLNFRQAISGIFRHTRTNRQDNVLGQENRDQESFRFVRKDEVYQYAFESLLRYRKSVGKHNFNPVVGFEYTVRDFFRQDSEAVGFTNDFNVNIALADNGTTATLNGQDKLVSYFGRLDYDYDGKYLFQVSARADGSTRFGPDTRFGFFPAASFGWNVSSEDFLASSDFITFLKLRASYGVSGLNEISNNVFDSLYRFEETFSTVGYNNGVGVKGTTLPNSNLGWEKLIEFNPGIDITFGRGVLSITADYYTRTSEDLILFAPVSATYGADAWLQNIGKVKNEGVEIVASSRLLSTPKFRWNVAGQFSLNRNTVESLGNNEQIISRIDQDTRPTEFIARVGQPITSFYGFVYDREIPLEWVDNPFNRFNNDFADVYVKDLNNDGIIDDEDRTELGNPYPDFEWGFNSEFTYKNIDFSFQWQGSHGAEVRVADLDQLYYASESAVNEVASFPDADLTVHRRFTDDHIQDASFIALRNCTLGYTVPSELGEKYGFDRLRFYLTGENLLYFFAEGYEGFNPEAVGQTSNNANTPLTFGYQRGDGPIVRSVSFGINFQF; translated from the coding sequence ATGAGCTTAAGAACTAAATTTTTTTTAGTTGGATTGGTACTTGGTACTATCCAACTATTTGCGCAACAAACTTTTACCGTTTCGGGAACGGTGACTGATGTAAACAGCGCGCCCATTCCTGGGGTTAACATTGTCATTTTGAACACTACCCGAGGTACACAAACCGATTTTGATGGAAATTTTTCCCTTACCGTATCCGAAGGAGAGGTGGTACAGTTCTCCTATATCGGTTTTGCAGCGCAGACCGTTGTCATGACCGGCCAAACAACAATCAATATTATTCTTGAAGAAGATTTGAATAAATTGGACGAGGTTGTGGTCATTGGTTACGGTGAGCAAAAGCAAAAAAATGTTACGAGCGCCCTAACAAAGATTGGAGGTGAGGAACTTGAAAATTTTGCTGTGGCCCGTGTTGAAAATGCATTGCAAGGTAAAGTTGCAGGGCTTCGAATTCAAACAACGGCTTCGGAAGCAGGGGGTGACCCTCAAATTACCTTAAGGGGTCCAGGGTCCATTACAGGATTTTCCTCTCCCCTCATTGTGGTGGATGGTATCGTTTTGGGGAATGACCCGGATATTTTGGGTACCATAGATAACAACAATATTGCTTCATTAAGTGTTTTAAAAGATGCTTCTTCCGTCGCAATATATGGTTCTCGGGGTGCAAATGGGGTCATATTGGTCACACTCAAAGAAGGGATTGCAGGCAAAACATCATTTTCTTACAATACGTTCACAGGAATCAAATACTCCAGAAGAAACAACAATTTCAATACGACAATTGCAGATGAGCGAGCAAGACTGGACGGTCTGCAAGGTGAGGTCGATGCCATTTCTCCCAATAGTCCAAACTTCGATAGAATTACAAACGATTACAACGTTGCTTATGCCGAGCTCGAAGCCATGGAGTTTATCGCTTCATTGGGCGATGGTGAGCAAAATTGGCAAGATGAAATTTTCCCCGGCGGTACCATAACCAGTCATTCTTTTTCAGCCAGAGGGGGAACGGAATTAACAAAATACAACGCTTCCTTGACGTATCTGCATGATGAGGGCATTAATCTGATTGATGACTTTAAACGATACAATGCCAGAATAAAGGTAGATAGTAAAACAAAAAACGGTAAAATCAAGTTTGGCACCAATTTACGGGCAAACTTTAATGATCAAGAACGATTGCCGGCCCGATTTACCGATCCTTTAAGACAGTATGGACATTTGCCCCTATTTCTGAATGAAGATCATCTAAACTACGTGACCAACTTTTCCAGGGATATTGGTGTTTCTACGGATGCAGGAGCACAATTTGAAAACCTTGGGGTAGGCAGTTATGGTTTTTCCAGGGCGTTTGACCATGTGTTTACCGTTGATCCCAACAATCCAAGGGCAATTGCAAGGGATCCAAGTACAGGATTGCCATTGGTCAGTGATTTGACCTCTGGGGGATTGACTTTGTCCACCACAAGAAACGTACATCCTCTGGCCCATTTTTTTGAGCGATCGAGCACAAAAAACCAGTTTAACTTTAATGGAGCGGCCTATATTGATTTTGAGTTGGCGGATGGACTCAATTTTAGACAAGCAATTTCAGGTATTTTTAGGCACACCCGAACCAATCGACAAGACAATGTGTTGGGCCAGGAAAATAGAGATCAGGAATCGTTTCGATTTGTGAGAAAAGACGAGGTCTATCAATATGCGTTTGAATCGCTATTGCGATACAGAAAAAGTGTTGGGAAACACAACTTCAATCCAGTGGTCGGTTTTGAATATACCGTGAGGGATTTTTTCAGACAGGATTCTGAGGCAGTAGGTTTCACCAATGACTTTAATGTTAACATTGCGCTTGCCGACAATGGAACCACCGCTACCCTTAATGGACAGGACAAACTGGTCTCCTATTTTGGTCGACTGGACTATGATTACGATGGTAAATACCTGTTTCAGGTCTCTGCCCGTGCCGATGGTAGTACGAGATTCGGACCCGATACCAGATTTGGTTTCTTCCCAGCGGCTTCTTTTGGTTGGAATGTGTCAAGTGAAGACTTCCTGGCCTCCAGTGATTTCATTACGTTCCTAAAGTTAAGGGCCAGTTACGGTGTTTCGGGCTTGAACGAAATATCCAATAATGTCTTTGATTCGTTATATCGTTTTGAAGAGACATTCAGTACCGTTGGCTATAATAATGGTGTAGGGGTAAAAGGAACAACCTTGCCCAATTCAAATTTAGGTTGGGAAAAGTTGATAGAATTTAACCCAGGTATTGATATTACGTTTGGAAGGGGTGTTTTAAGTATAACGGCGGACTACTATACCAGAACAAGTGAAGACTTAATTCTTTTTGCTCCGGTATCCGCGACCTATGGTGCGGATGCATGGTTACAGAACATTGGAAAAGTCAAGAACGAAGGTGTTGAAATTGTGGCAAGTTCCCGGCTGTTGAGTACTCCAAAATTCAGATGGAATGTTGCAGGTCAATTTTCCTTGAACAGAAATACGGTAGAAAGTCTGGGGAACAATGAGCAGATCATCTCAAGGATCGATCAAGATACCCGGCCAACGGAATTCATTGCCCGCGTGGGGCAACCGATAACTTCTTTTTATGGCTTTGTCTATGATAGGGAGATCCCATTGGAATGGGTAGATAATCCATTTAACCGGTTCAACAATGATTTTGCTGATGTATATGTGAAGGATTTGAACAATGATGGGATCATAGATGATGAGGATAGAACCGAGTTGGGGAATCCATATCCTGATTTTGAATGGGGTTTTAATTCTGAATTCACTTATAAGAATATTGACTTTTCATTCCAATGGCAAGGATCCCACGGGGCTGAGGTCAGGGTTGCCGATTTGGATCAGTTGTACTATGCCAGTGAATCGGCCGTAAATGAAGTGGCCAGTTTTCCTGATGCTGATTTAACGGTACACCGGAGGTTTACGGACGATCACATTCAAGACGCATCGTTTATTGCCTTGAGGAACTGCACGTTGGGATATACCGTGCCCAGTGAACTGGGCGAAAAATACGGGTTTGATAGATTACGCTTTTATCTAACGGGAGAAAACCTATTGTACTTCTTTGCCGAAGGTTATGAAGGCTTCAATCCTGAAGCGGTAGGACAAACCTCAAATAATGCAAACACCCCATTGACCTTTGGCTATCAAAGAGGTGATGGGCCAATAGTGAGATCGGTATCATTTGGGATTAACTTTCAATTTTAA
- a CDS encoding RagB/SusD family nutrient uptake outer membrane protein, which yields MKRIYIRILICFSLIGFLASCEEELDLSNPTALSLEELLQTDDGFLLLANGVLDAYQKIPANEFLLTELRSDNVRANTENGNFPLIASYNVDVNNGDVATYYSNNMATIKHANTVIDNRFLAPETQQFTVGEAYFMRALCHFNLVRAYQNVPYVDKVLDVNEEEALEYPQLPEAEVYERIIDDFKTSIAFLNGVEQNRYRPTEGAAICLAAKAYLSQPNPDYVEAELLLASVVENNDFFNYDLLFVEREDAENFVFNADPLDPSIDILTDAEYHANLAILYGNVFGNEFSGGFSESEIVLDGSWSNNPGLEINDEIIFSIAYDLFSSDNYVTSDSGLDDQVQTDSESHSFAMTLQGPSNGVNIATLDFLEVMTPELQPVRFPASIQVLSYNPDVITNDTFNDKFPTDGEIGDNDWIVLRYADVLLLYAEAILAGGESTTDTRAVGAFNQVRARAGLEEVVNLTKDALLEERRVEFVYENQRLYDLIRFGEADNILQRFSDENNLFYTSERKYLPFPQREIDNLPNFYEQNPGY from the coding sequence ATGAAAAGAATATATATAAGAATACTAATTTGTTTTTCCTTGATCGGTTTTTTGGCGAGCTGTGAAGAGGAACTTGACCTGAGCAACCCCACAGCACTCTCATTGGAAGAGTTGCTTCAAACCGACGATGGCTTTCTATTGTTGGCCAATGGAGTTTTGGACGCTTACCAAAAGATTCCGGCAAATGAGTTTTTATTGACTGAACTTCGTTCGGATAACGTTAGGGCCAATACGGAAAATGGAAATTTCCCTTTAATAGCGTCATATAACGTTGATGTCAATAATGGGGATGTGGCCACCTACTATTCCAATAATATGGCCACCATAAAACATGCGAATACAGTTATCGATAATCGGTTTTTAGCTCCGGAGACCCAACAGTTCACCGTTGGGGAAGCCTATTTTATGAGGGCTTTGTGCCATTTTAATCTGGTCAGGGCCTATCAAAATGTTCCTTACGTGGATAAAGTGTTGGACGTAAATGAAGAAGAAGCGTTGGAGTATCCCCAATTGCCCGAAGCCGAAGTTTATGAGAGAATTATCGATGATTTTAAAACCTCAATTGCCTTCCTCAATGGTGTTGAACAAAATAGGTATCGACCTACGGAGGGTGCGGCCATTTGTTTGGCGGCAAAAGCGTATCTCAGTCAGCCAAATCCTGATTATGTTGAAGCCGAGTTACTATTGGCCTCTGTGGTAGAAAACAATGACTTTTTCAATTATGATCTGTTGTTTGTTGAAAGGGAAGATGCCGAGAATTTTGTTTTCAATGCAGACCCCTTGGATCCTTCCATCGATATCTTAACGGATGCCGAATACCATGCCAATTTGGCGATACTGTACGGGAATGTATTTGGAAATGAGTTTTCCGGCGGTTTCTCGGAATCTGAGATAGTCCTCGATGGAAGTTGGTCCAACAATCCGGGATTGGAAATCAATGACGAGATCATATTCTCAATCGCCTACGACCTTTTTAGTAGCGATAACTATGTGACCAGTGACAGTGGCTTGGACGATCAGGTTCAAACAGATTCGGAATCCCATAGTTTTGCCATGACCTTACAAGGACCTTCCAATGGCGTCAATATCGCAACGTTGGACTTTTTGGAAGTGATGACACCGGAACTTCAACCGGTGAGATTCCCCGCGAGTATTCAAGTGTTGTCCTATAATCCGGATGTTATTACCAACGATACGTTTAATGATAAATTTCCAACGGATGGTGAAATTGGGGATAACGACTGGATCGTTTTGAGGTATGCAGATGTCCTGTTGCTCTATGCCGAGGCCATTTTGGCCGGTGGTGAAAGTACTACAGATACCAGGGCTGTTGGTGCATTCAACCAGGTTAGGGCTAGGGCAGGTCTGGAAGAGGTGGTCAACTTAACCAAAGACGCTTTACTGGAGGAACGGAGGGTGGAGTTCGTTTATGAAAATCAGCGGTTATATGATTTGATACGTTTTGGTGAAGCAGATAACATTTTACAGCGATTTTCAGATGAAAACAATCTGTTCTACACCAGTGAAAGGAAATACCTCCCCTTTCCACAGCGCGAGATAGACAATCTGCCCAATTTTTACGAACAAAATCCCGGATATTAA